The genomic segment AATTGCCGGACGGTGCCGCCCCCTGCGAGAATGTGCTTTCGACTGGCGGCATCAGCAGCGAAGTCGCCAGGCTGGGCAGGAAGAAGAACACCCCCGCCACGATCAGCATGACTTCGCGATTGGCGGCGATCATGGCCGTTGCATCGTTCCAGGCGCGGCTCATGTCGAAGCGCATCGTAATTCCCCTCTAAGCTCCAAGCCTCTTGATAAACCGGGCAACTATCCCCACGCAATCGCGCATGGCGGATAATTTGCCCCGGACTGACGAAGGCGTGATCGAATGGCGGATCGAGACAGCGCCCGTGCCCTATCGCGATGCGCTGGCCGAACAGGAGGCGCGCAATGCAGCGATTGCCGCGGGCGAGGCAGCAGAACTGATCTGGCTGCTCGAACACCCGCCCGTCTATACGGCAGGCACCAGCGCGGCGGTGGGCGACTTGATCGACCCGCGCTTTGACGTGGTGGAGACGGGGCGCGGCGGGCGCTACACTTATCACGGGCCGGGCCAGCGCGTGGGTTATGTGCTGCTGGACCTTTCCCGCCGGGGCCGCGATGTGCGCCGCTTCGTCCACGGGCTGGAAAGCTGGGTGATTGCCACTCTGGGCGATTTCGGGGTGGAAGCATGGGCCGTGCCGGACCGTGTCGGTATCTGGACGCGCGACATTGACGGCAGCGAAGCCAAGATTGGCGCCATCGGCGTGCGCGTTCGGCGCTGGGTGACGATGCACGGTTTTGCCGTGAACCTTGATCCAAACCTGTCGCATTTCGGCGGCATCGTGCCCTGCGGCATATCCGAATATGGGGTCACTTCGCTGGCAAGGCTCGGGGTTCCGGTTGCGCAGGAGGCATGGGATGGGGCATTGCAGCGCCGCGCTGGCGAATTCCTTGCCGGCCTGAGTGAGAACCAAGCTGCATGAGCGCCGTTAAGCCCGTCCGCCTGATCCTGCTGGCCATGCCCACCTTGCTGCTTGCCGCATGCAATGGCGACAAGAAGCAGGATGATGAGCGCACCGCGTCCGGGCAGGTGCTGCAGGGCACGATCAGCGACGAGATGCTGCCGCTGGACAAGGTCACTTCCGAACCGCCGCTGATGAAGGAAGGCCCGAGGGCCGCCGGGCCGAGCGATGCGGCAAGCGATGCCTCCGCCGAAGATGCGGCTGCGCTGGATGCGCAGCAGCCCGCAGTTCCG from the Erythrobacter sp. SG61-1L genome contains:
- the lipB gene encoding lipoyl(octanoyl) transferase LipB, whose product is MADNLPRTDEGVIEWRIETAPVPYRDALAEQEARNAAIAAGEAAELIWLLEHPPVYTAGTSAAVGDLIDPRFDVVETGRGGRYTYHGPGQRVGYVLLDLSRRGRDVRRFVHGLESWVIATLGDFGVEAWAVPDRVGIWTRDIDGSEAKIGAIGVRVRRWVTMHGFAVNLDPNLSHFGGIVPCGISEYGVTSLARLGVPVAQEAWDGALQRRAGEFLAGLSENQAA